In one Chiroxiphia lanceolata isolate bChiLan1 chromosome 32, bChiLan1.pri, whole genome shotgun sequence genomic region, the following are encoded:
- the LOC116779905 gene encoding RNA-binding protein 42-like isoform X1, whose amino-acid sequence MATGVGLGGVGWSLRVAMATEAGSLWFEQEVLGAPGPAPGDPLAPPPILQPIISTNTYQQVSSDILGGASGLLPAVIPAPTLQYRAKTTRECSVPAALPLWAVSPPHSFSWEVLCSPAQEDSALLAALCSWSRREAAATIP is encoded by the exons ATGGCAACGGGGGTGGGGCTTGGGGGTGTTGGGTGGAGCCTGAGGGTGGCCATGGCAACAGAGGCGGGGTCGCTCTG GTTCGAGCAGGAGGTTTTGGGGGCTCCAGGCCCCGCCCCTGGGGACCCGCTGGCCCCGCCCCCCATCCTGCAGCCAATCATCTCCACCAACACCTACCAGCAG GTCAGCAGCGACATCCTTGGAGGAGCCTCAGGATTGCTCCCTGCAGTGATCCCTGCTCCAACCTTGCAATATAGAGCAAAAACAACCAGGGAATGCTCCGTGCCTGCAGCTCTCCCGCTCTGGGCTGTGTCACCTCCACACAGCTTCTCCTGGGAAGttctctgcagcccagcacaggaggaTTCAGCTCTGCTCGCGGCCCTCTGCTCGTGGAGTCGTCGAGAAGCAGCTGCAACAATTCCCTGA
- the LOC116779905 gene encoding RNA-binding protein 42-like isoform X2, with protein sequence MEAEMALFEQEVLGAPGPAPGDPLAPPPILQPIISTNTYQQVSSDILGGASGLLPAVIPAPTLQYRAKTTRECSVPAALPLWAVSPPHSFSWEVLCSPAQEDSALLAALCSWSRREAAATIP encoded by the exons ATGGAGGCCGAGATGGCGCT GTTCGAGCAGGAGGTTTTGGGGGCTCCAGGCCCCGCCCCTGGGGACCCGCTGGCCCCGCCCCCCATCCTGCAGCCAATCATCTCCACCAACACCTACCAGCAG GTCAGCAGCGACATCCTTGGAGGAGCCTCAGGATTGCTCCCTGCAGTGATCCCTGCTCCAACCTTGCAATATAGAGCAAAAACAACCAGGGAATGCTCCGTGCCTGCAGCTCTCCCGCTCTGGGCTGTGTCACCTCCACACAGCTTCTCCTGGGAAGttctctgcagcccagcacaggaggaTTCAGCTCTGCTCGCGGCCCTCTGCTCGTGGAGTCGTCGAGAAGCAGCTGCAACAATTCCCTGA